From Chloroflexota bacterium:
CCCTGCAGGTGGATGACGCCGCAGCCACGGCGGCTGGCGCGCTATTCTCTTATGCGCTGGCTTTGCGCAAGAATGCCGAGACGCCCAAATGGATTCTCATTCCGCTATTGCTCGCCGCCCTGTATACGCTGTTCGGCGGGCCAATCCCTGGCCCGATGGATGAAATCGGCGTGGATATGATCGCCCTGCTAATTTCATGGTTTGGCGCGCGGGCGGGTGAGCGCCGAGCCGCAGATGGAGAAGGAAAGATTTTATGATACGCTCACGCTATCGTCGAATTACACTTTATTTTGCCCGCGTCATCACCAGTATTTTCTGGTGGGATATTCTTCTCTTTAACCTGGGTTTCAAGCGCTGGGCGCGTCGCACGCGTCACGAACGTTTGCGCCGCAGCGCTGTCTCGTATCGTAAATTAGCCATCGAAATGGGCGGCGTGTTGATTAAAGCGGGTCAATTTCTTTCGGCGCGCGTGGATGTGTTGCCCGAAGTGGTTACTAACGAGTTGGCCGGGCTGCAAGATGAAGTCCCGCCGGAAGATTTCGACGAGATCCGCCGCTTGGCTGAAGCCGAGTTGGGCGGCCCGTTGAGTCAGTATTTTGAATTCTTTGAAACGGAGCCGATGGCGGCGGCTTCTTTGGGGCAAGTCCACCGTGCCTTTTTGAAGACCAACCCGGAGCCGGAGGTTGATTCAGCCAACCCTGCGGGTGAACCAACCTTCGAGGGCAGAGTTGTCGTCAAGATTCAACGCCCTCGCATCGAACAAATCATCCAAACCGATATCGCCGCTTTGCGTACTGTGGGGCGCTGGATTCGGCGCTATAAACCGATCCGCCGTCGCGCGAATGTGCCCGCCTTGCTGGGGGAGTTTGAGCGCATTCTCTACGAGGAGATTGATTATCTCGCCGAAGGGCGCAATGCCGAGACGTTTGGGGTCAATTTTGCCAATCGGCCGGATGTGTGTGTCCCGCGGGTTTTCTGGCCACAAACTACGCGCCGCGTGCTGACGCTGGAGGATGTCTTCGCGATTAAGATCACCGATTATGATGCAATTACTGCTGCGGGGGTGGCGCGTGGCGAAGTGGCGCGGCGGCTTTTTGATGTGTATATGGAGCAGATTTTTAAGCAC
This genomic window contains:
- a CDS encoding AarF/ABC1/UbiB kinase family protein, yielding MIRSRYRRITLYFARVITSIFWWDILLFNLGFKRWARRTRHERLRRSAVSYRKLAIEMGGVLIKAGQFLSARVDVLPEVVTNELAGLQDEVPPEDFDEIRRLAEAELGGPLSQYFEFFETEPMAAASLGQVHRAFLKTNPEPEVDSANPAGEPTFEGRVVVKIQRPRIEQIIQTDIAALRTVGRWIRRYKPIRRRANVPALLGEFERILYEEIDYLAEGRNAETFGVNFANRPDVCVPRVFWPQTTRRVLTLEDVFAIKITDYDAITAAGVARGEVARRLFDVYMEQIFKHEIFHADPHPGNLFVCPAEDGNWQLTFVDFGMVGRVPLNMRAGLREGVIGAGTQDTARLLKAYQLLGVLLPQADTSLIEKADQVLFERFGGKNMGELAQIDHAEIRELADEFRELIYDMPFQLPEDLILLGRCVAILSGMCTGLEPDFNVWDAIAPVTKELIAEETIGGWEFWRDEAVDLLKTGLVLPKRLERTLALIEKGQMQVRVPELSDHFRRLEAGLARLMAALVFSVLLMGGIQMYLAGEVMLGRGLLAGALMALLWAVLRRSRRR